A window of Selenomonas ruminantium subsp. lactilytica TAM6421 contains these coding sequences:
- a CDS encoding metal-dependent hydrolase, translated as MKWVNHEIVTGVIVYGATGDLLSTVFSMAGAIFPDKVEGRPGANYWSWRARHRGWSHWPVIYIAIYALMQLGFLPQGADAEKGVSFVCIGALLHIAEDAVCGKVPFLFPWQKVGIKLFKVGSVTEYLFSMALVIGIYIIHVKLMLK; from the coding sequence ATGGGTTAATCACGAAATCGTAACGGGTGTTATCGTCTACGGGGCAACAGGGGATCTGTTGTCCACTGTATTTTCCATGGCCGGAGCCATTTTCCCTGACAAAGTGGAAGGCCGTCCCGGGGCTAATTATTGGAGCTGGCGGGCCAGGCATCGGGGCTGGTCCCACTGGCCGGTTATCTATATTGCCATCTATGCCCTGATGCAGCTGGGCTTCCTGCCCCAGGGGGCTGATGCAGAGAAGGGCGTATCGTTTGTCTGTATCGGCGCCCTGCTGCATATTGCGGAAGATGCTGTCTGCGGCAAGGTGCCCTTCCTTTTTCCATGGCAGAAAGTCGGCATAAAACTATTCAAGGTGGGGTCCGTTACAGAATATTTATTTTCCATGGCTTTAGTCATCGGAATCTATATCATTCACGTTAAACTTATGCTAAAATAA